A window of the Juglans microcarpa x Juglans regia isolate MS1-56 chromosome 5D, Jm3101_v1.0, whole genome shotgun sequence genome harbors these coding sequences:
- the LOC121265767 gene encoding G-type lectin S-receptor-like serine/threonine-protein kinase At1g11410 — protein sequence MYSPSKQLLTPLLLLSLLFQICVSLDTITPDEPLKDGDILVSHGETFALGFFSPVNSSRRYVGIWYNKVQVQTVVWVANRDHPLDDTAGILSIDGHGNLVLIETNRSIPIWSTNASVVSANRSIARLLDTGNLVLVHPETQSPIWQSFDFPTDTLLPFMKLGLDRRTGLKRFLTSWKSKDDPGTGNSTYAIDPTGYPQLFLYEGGAPLWRAGSWTGKRWSGVPEMTQNYIYNVSYVDNQDEITIEYGVTVPNVFIRLMVEEPGVVERSTWFETGWRRFWSAPNEKCDYYHECGPNSYCDPNKVEKFECTCLPGFEPKSARDWFLRDGSGGCVRNVSTCNSGEGFVQLARVKVPDTSIARANMSLSLKECEQECLNNCTCTAYTNTNETKGGIGCLTWHGNLVDTRVYTNGGRYLYLRVDAATLAQYAKKNGLLQNKKKLAILVVAVALMLLIVAFIMYWFIMRKIKKKRQNKYTFSVTSAGANFEESSTRRELDGSTRNSDLQFFELSKIVAATDNFSVSNKLGEGGFGSVYKGCLYNGKEIAVKKLSKYSGQGIEEFKNEVAIIAKLQHRNLVRILGYCVQGEEKMLIYEYLPNRSLDTFIFDETKRSLLDWGKCFDIICGIARGIIYLHQDSRLRIIHRDLKASNVLLDNAMHPKIADFGMARIVGGESGDQIEANTNRVVGTYGYMSPEYAMRGLFSVKSDVYSFGVLLLEIIYGKRNTTYFHDDPSSNLIGHVWELWKEGKAMEIVDSSLVDETPNNEVARCIQIGLLCVQEYATDRPNMSAVFAMLGNDRPLPSPQQPAFVLKGRNHQKDTSTSEGAISVNEVTVSLIHGR from the exons ATGTACTCTCCTTCTAAACAGTTATTGACTCCATTATTGCTTCTCTCCCTCCTTTTCCAAATATGCGTTTCCCTAGACACCATAACGCCGGACGAGCCTCTTAAAGACGGTGACATCCTCGTCTCCCACGGAGAAACGTTTGCACTTGGGTTTTTCAGTCCTGTAAATTCTAGCCGTCGCTACGTCGGGATTTGGTATAACAAAGTGCAAGTACAAACGGTTGTTTGGGTTGCTAACAGAGACCATCCTCTCGACGACACTGCCGGTATACTCTCCATCGACGGTCATGGAAACCTCGTCCTCATCGAGACGAACCGAAGCATCCCTATCTGGTCTACCAACGCTTCTGTTGTCTCCGCGAACCGTTCCATTGCTAGGCTCTTGGACACCGGGAACCTCGTTTTGGTTCATCCAGAAACCCAGAGCCCTATATGGCAGAGCTTTGACTTTCCGACCGACACTTTGCTTCCGTTTATGAAACTCGGGCTCGATCGCCGGACTGGGCTGAAACGGTTCCTGACATCTTGGAAGTCCAAGGATGACCCGGGAACCGGCAACAGTACCTATGCGATTGATCCAACCGGGTATCCGCAGCTGTTCTTATACGAGGGTGGGGCTCCTTTGTGGCGGGCCGGATCTTGGACCGGGAAAAGATGGAGCGGCGTACCCGAAATGACACAGAATTACATCTACAACGTCAGCTACGTGGATAATCAAGATGAGATCACAATTGAATACGGTGTCACTGTTCCTAACGTTTTCATTAGACTGATGGTGGAGGAACCTGGGGTCGTGGAGCGGTCTACTTGGTTCGAGACTGGGTGGCGCCGGTTTTGGTCCGCCCCGAACGAGAAGTGCGATTACTACCATGAATGCGGTCCAAATAGTTACTGTGACCCGAACAAAGTTGAAAAGTTCGAGTGCACGTGCTTGCCCGGGTTCGAACCAAAGTCGGCCCGTGATTGGTTCCTGAGAGATGGTTCGGGCGGGTGCGTGAGGAATGTGTCCACGTGCAACAGCGGAGAAGGGTTCGTGCAGCTTGCACGTGTGAAGGTGCCGGATACCTCGATAGCACGTGCGAACATGAGTCTGTCGTTGAAGGAGTGCGAGCAAGAGTGCTTGAACAATTGTACTTGTACGGCATACACCAATACAAACGAGACAAAGGGAGGGATTGGGTGCCTTACATGGCACGGCAACTTGGTGGACACGAGAGTTTATACCAATGGAGGACGATATTTATATCTGCGCGTGGATGCAGCTACGTTAG ctCAATATGCAAAGAAAAATGGTCTTcttcagaacaaaaaaaaactgGCGATTCTTGTGGTTGCTGTTGCACTAATGCTGCTTATTGTGGCTTTCATTATGTATTGGTTCATAATGAGGAAGATTAAGA agaaaagacaaaacaaGTATACTTTTAGCGTTACTTCTGCTGGAGCAAACTTTGAAGAATCTTCAACTAGAAGGGAGCTCGATGGAAGTACGAGAAATTCAGACTTACAATTCTTTGAACTAAGTAAGATAGTTGCAGCCACGGATAATTTCTCTGTTTCTAACAAGCTAGGAGAAGGTGGTTTTGGATCAGTGTATAAA GGTTGCTTATATAATGGAAAGGAAATAGCAGTGAAAAAACTATCAAAGTACTCAGGACAAGGCATAGAAGAGTTCAAGAATGAAGTTGCAATCATTGCTAAACTTCAACACAGGAACCTTGTGAGGATTCTTGGTTATTGCGTTCAGGGAGAAGAAAAGATGCTAATCTATGAGTACTTGCCAAACAGAAGCTTGGACACTTTCATTTTTG ATGAAACAAAAAGGTCATTATTAGATTGGGGCAAATGCTTCGATATTATTTGTGGGATTGCTCGAGGGATCATATATCTTCATCAAGACTCAAGATTAAGGATTATCCACAGAGATCTAAAGGCCAGCAATGTTCTACTTGACAATGCAATGCATCCAAAAATTGCAGATTTTGGTATGGCTAGAATTGTTGGAGGGGAGTCGGGGGACCAAATTGAAGCAAATACAAATCGTGTAGTTGGAACATA TGGTTATATGTCTCCGGAGTATGCGATGCGTGGACTATTTTCAGTGAAGTCAGATGTATACAGCTTTGGGGTTTTGCTACTGGAGATTATTTATGGCAAAAGAAACACTACTTATTTTCACGATGATCCCTCCTCAAACTTGATTGGGCAT GTTTGGGAGTTATGGAAAGAAGGCAAAGCCATGGAAATAGTTGATTCATCACTGGTTGACGAAACCCCTAATAATGAAGTTGCAAGATGCATTCAAATTGGGCTTTTGTGCGTGCAAGAATATGCAACAGATCGGCCAAACATGTCAGCAGTCTTTGCAATGTTGGGTAATGACAGACCTCTTCCTTCTCCACAACAACCTGCATTTGTTTTGAAGGGTAGAAACCACCAGAAAGACACATCAACTAGCGAAGGAGCCATTTCTGTCAATGAAGTAACAGTTTCTTTGATTCACGGACGTTAA